From the Conger conger chromosome 14, fConCon1.1, whole genome shotgun sequence genome, one window contains:
- the LOC133109458 gene encoding odorant receptor 131-2-like: protein MNISADSGMQKNTSFSMLRVRDTFQIVVTKNIIVVILCISINYINGTLVHTFFRHEIFKENPRYILFIHLVLNDMIQLIIAALLHVISYTLFKINVSLCSFLLIIAISTTFNTPLNLAGMAFECYIAVCNPLRHTQICTVSRTYIFISIIWAVGASSLLPDLFVLLATESNEFFLSTIFCNRDPLFHHAFMKKKTDISHAICLSFVWFILVFSYFKILFAAKTVNTDARKARNTILLHAVQLLFCMSAYIGRPLTTLFMYISHINIQDLRFLLYLIIHILPRFFSPILYGLRDKSFRKYFTRYFLCNAMVTCHCKQVSVIKCIRSPRVSPTL, encoded by the coding sequence ATGAACATCTCAGCAGACAGCGGCATGCAAAAGAACACGTCCTTCTCCATGTTGAGGGTCCGGGACACATTTCAGATTGTTGTGACCAAGAACATCATTGTGGTGATACTCTGCATCTCCATCAACTACATCAATGGTACCTTAGTCCACACCTTCTTCAGGCATGAGATCTTCAAAGAGAACCCACGTTACATCCTCTTCATCCATCTGGTCCTCAATGACATGATCCAGTTGATCATTGCTGCTTTGCTGCATGTGATTAGCTACACCTTGTTCAAAATCAATGTCTCACTCTGCTCCTTCCTCCTGATAATCGCCATCTCCACAACATTCAACACCCCGCTGAACCTGGCTGGCATGGCCTTCGAATGCTATATCGCTGTCTGCAACCCACTGCGCCACACCCAGATTTGCACCGTGAGTAGGACCTACATCTTCATCAGCATTATCTGGGCCGTGGGGGCCAGCTCCCTCCTGCCAGACCTGTTTGTACTCCTAGCAACAGAGTCCAATGAGTTCTTCCTgtccaccattttctgcaacCGGGACCCACTGTTCCACCATGCTTTTATGAAGAAGAAGACGGACATCTCCCATGCCATCTGCCTGTCCTTTGTCTGGTTCATCCTAGTCTTCAGTTACTTTAAGATCCTGTTTGCCGCCAAGACTGTGAACACAGATGCCAGGAAAGCACGCAACACCATCCTCCTGCACGCTGTACAGCTCCTCTTCTGCATGTCCGCCTACATAGGTCGTCCTTTAACGACCTTGTTCATGTACATTTCTCACATTAATATTCAAGATTTGAGATTCCTCCTCTATCtcataattcatattttgcCAAGGTTTTTTAGCCCCATCTTATACGGCCTCAGAGACAAATCCTTCCGGAAGTATTTCACGAGGTACTTTTTGTGCAATGCGATGGTAACTTGCCACTGCAAACAGGTTTCAGTTATTAAATGTATCAGATCACCCAGAGTAAGCCCCACACTTTAG